In Streptomyces nodosus, one DNA window encodes the following:
- a CDS encoding ABC transporter permease: MTQHVSPPRDSAGKLPPAGGLPAWRSLPARADVRTLSLLGVLAVLILIGGITRPDEFLDTRNLQLVLTQASVIGVVTVGMTFVITSGGIDLSVGAIVALSSVWATTVATQGYGFAGILFTAMIVGVGCGLVNGLLIAYGGMVPFIATLAMLASARGLALQITDGRTQIVTVGSVLRLGERDSYVLGVPPLVLVFAAVTVIGWLVLNRTTFGRRTVAVGGNPEAARLAGIDVRRQRLYLYLLSGLACGIAAFLLIVLSGSGQNTNGNLYELDAIAAAIIGGTLLSGGRGTITGSVLGVLIFTTITNIFALNNLQSDVQEIAKGAIIVAAVLVQRRTASTT, encoded by the coding sequence ATGACGCAGCACGTCTCCCCGCCCCGGGACAGCGCCGGCAAGCTGCCCCCGGCCGGCGGACTCCCCGCCTGGCGCTCCCTGCCGGCCCGCGCCGATGTCCGCACCCTGTCCCTGCTGGGTGTGCTCGCCGTGCTGATCCTGATCGGCGGGATCACCAGACCGGACGAGTTCCTGGACACCCGCAACCTCCAACTCGTCCTCACCCAGGCCTCGGTGATCGGTGTCGTCACCGTCGGCATGACCTTCGTCATCACCTCGGGCGGCATCGATCTCTCGGTCGGCGCGATCGTCGCCCTCTCCTCGGTCTGGGCGACCACCGTCGCGACCCAGGGGTACGGCTTCGCGGGCATCCTCTTCACCGCGATGATCGTCGGAGTGGGCTGCGGACTGGTCAACGGACTGCTGATCGCCTACGGCGGGATGGTCCCGTTCATCGCCACCCTCGCCATGCTGGCCTCGGCCCGCGGACTCGCCCTCCAGATCACCGACGGCAGGACCCAGATCGTCACCGTCGGCAGTGTGCTCAGGCTCGGCGAACGCGACTCCTATGTGCTGGGCGTCCCGCCGCTGGTGCTCGTCTTCGCCGCCGTCACCGTGATCGGCTGGCTGGTGCTCAACCGCACCACCTTCGGGCGCCGCACGGTCGCCGTGGGCGGCAACCCGGAGGCGGCCCGGCTGGCCGGCATCGACGTACGCCGTCAGCGGCTGTATCTGTATCTGCTGTCCGGACTGGCCTGCGGCATCGCCGCCTTCCTGCTGATCGTCCTGTCCGGCTCGGGCCAGAACACCAACGGCAACCTCTATGAACTCGACGCCATTGCGGCGGCGATCATCGGCGGCACGCTGCTCAGCGGGGGCCGCGGCACCATCACCGGCTCCGTGCTCGGTGTCCTGATCTTCACCACGATCACCAACATCTTCGCCCTGAACAACCTGCAGAGCGACGTCCAGGAGATCGCCAAGGGCGCGATCATCGTCGCCGCCGTGCTGGTCCAGCGCCGTACCGCGAGCACGACCTGA
- a CDS encoding sugar phosphate isomerase/epimerase family protein, translating to MPRTFTLFTGQWADLPLEEVCRLARDFGYDGLELACWGDHFEVDKALADPGYLASRHQLLDKYGLKCWAISNHLVGQAVCDAIIDERHRAILPARIWGDGEAEGVRRRAATEIADTARAAAAFGVDTVIGFTGSAVWHLVAMFPPAPESMIERGYQDFAERWNPILDVFDTEGVRFAHEVHPSEIAYDYWTTQRALAAVDHRPAFGLNFDPSHFVWQDLDPVGFLWDFRDRIYHVDCKEARKRLDGRNGRLGSHLPWGDPRRGWDFVSAGHGDVPWEDVFRMLRSIGYQGPVSVEWEDAGMDRLQGAPEALTRLKAYDFEPPSASFDAAFGGND from the coding sequence ATGCCGCGCACCTTCACACTCTTCACCGGTCAGTGGGCGGACCTCCCCCTCGAGGAGGTCTGCCGCCTCGCCCGGGACTTCGGCTACGACGGACTGGAACTCGCCTGCTGGGGAGACCATTTCGAGGTCGACAAGGCCCTCGCCGACCCGGGGTACCTCGCCTCCCGGCATCAGCTGCTCGACAAGTACGGCCTCAAGTGCTGGGCGATCTCCAACCATCTGGTCGGCCAGGCCGTGTGCGACGCCATCATCGACGAACGCCACCGGGCCATCCTGCCCGCCCGCATCTGGGGCGACGGCGAGGCGGAGGGCGTACGGCGCCGGGCCGCGACCGAGATCGCAGACACCGCGCGGGCCGCCGCCGCCTTCGGCGTCGACACCGTGATCGGCTTCACCGGCTCCGCCGTCTGGCATCTGGTCGCCATGTTCCCGCCCGCCCCCGAATCCATGATCGAACGCGGCTACCAGGACTTCGCCGAGCGCTGGAACCCGATCCTCGACGTCTTCGACACCGAGGGCGTACGGTTCGCGCACGAGGTCCACCCCAGCGAGATCGCCTACGACTACTGGACGACCCAGCGGGCCCTGGCCGCCGTCGACCACCGTCCCGCCTTCGGACTGAACTTCGACCCCTCGCACTTCGTGTGGCAGGACCTCGACCCGGTCGGCTTCCTGTGGGACTTCCGCGACCGCATCTACCACGTGGACTGCAAGGAGGCCCGCAAACGCCTCGACGGACGCAACGGCCGGCTCGGCTCCCATCTGCCCTGGGGCGATCCCCGCCGCGGCTGGGACTTCGTCTCCGCCGGGCACGGTGACGTCCCCTGGGAGGACGTCTTCCGCATGCTGCGCTCCATCGGATACCAGGGTCCCGTCTCCGTCGAGTGGGAGGACGCCGGGATGGACCGGCTCCAGGGCGCCCCCGAGGCACTGACCCGCCTCAAGGCGTACGACTTCGAGCCGCCGTCGGCCTCCTTCGACGCGGCGTTCGGCGGCAACGACTGA
- a CDS encoding sugar ABC transporter ATP-binding protein gives MAPEPPLLTMSGITKSFPGVRALDGVDLDVQAGEVHCLLGQNGAGKSTLIKVLAGAHQPDTGTIRWCGEEVTLRSPSAAMRRGIATIYQELDLVGHLSVAENVHLGHEPTAAGFVVRKGAARASTARLLARLGHPEIDPARLVGELSAAQQQIVSMARALSHDVRLIVMDEPSAALDPDEVDNLFRIVGDLTAQGVAVVYISHRLEEIRRIGDRVTVLKDGRAVAGGLPARTTPTREVVALMTGRNVEYVFPERPPSPPGGTPVLEVRGLAREGEFAPLDLAVHPGEIVGLAGLVGSGRSEILETVYGARRPTAGQVLVDGRPLRPGSVPAAVRAGLGLAPEERKAQALLMLESVTRNVSVSSLSRFARGGWIDRGAERGAARAATRELSLRPDNPSVPVRTLSGGNQQKAVLARWLLRGCRVLLLDEPTRGVDVGARAELYAVVRRLADEGLAVLLVSSEVPEVLGLADRVLVLREGRVVHEAPARALDEHRVLDLVMEGSPAS, from the coding sequence ATGGCACCAGAACCGCCGCTGCTCACCATGTCCGGCATCACCAAGTCGTTCCCCGGAGTCCGGGCCCTCGACGGCGTCGACCTCGACGTCCAGGCCGGAGAAGTGCACTGTCTGCTCGGCCAGAACGGGGCCGGGAAGTCCACCCTGATCAAGGTCCTGGCCGGCGCCCACCAGCCCGACACCGGCACCATCCGCTGGTGCGGGGAAGAGGTCACCCTCCGCTCGCCCAGCGCCGCCATGCGCCGCGGCATCGCCACCATCTACCAGGAACTCGACCTGGTCGGGCACCTGTCGGTGGCCGAGAACGTCCACCTCGGCCATGAACCCACGGCCGCCGGATTCGTCGTACGGAAGGGAGCGGCCCGCGCGTCGACGGCCCGGCTCCTCGCCAGACTCGGACACCCCGAGATCGATCCCGCCCGTCTCGTCGGTGAACTGTCGGCGGCCCAGCAGCAGATCGTGTCGATGGCACGGGCGCTCTCCCACGACGTACGGCTCATCGTGATGGACGAGCCGTCCGCCGCGCTCGACCCGGACGAGGTCGACAACCTGTTCCGCATCGTGGGCGACCTGACCGCCCAAGGGGTCGCCGTGGTGTACATCTCGCACCGCCTGGAGGAGATCCGCCGCATCGGCGACCGGGTGACGGTCCTCAAGGACGGGCGGGCCGTGGCGGGCGGACTGCCGGCGAGGACCACACCGACCCGCGAGGTCGTGGCGCTGATGACGGGACGGAACGTCGAGTACGTCTTCCCCGAACGGCCCCCCTCGCCACCGGGCGGCACGCCCGTCCTTGAGGTCCGGGGGCTGGCCCGGGAGGGAGAGTTCGCGCCGCTCGACCTCGCCGTCCACCCCGGCGAGATCGTCGGCCTCGCGGGCCTCGTCGGCTCCGGACGCTCCGAGATCCTGGAGACCGTCTACGGCGCCCGCAGGCCCACCGCCGGTCAAGTCCTCGTGGACGGACGGCCGTTGCGCCCCGGTAGCGTACCCGCCGCGGTGCGCGCCGGGCTCGGGCTGGCACCCGAGGAACGCAAGGCACAGGCCCTGCTGATGCTGGAGTCCGTCACCCGCAATGTGTCCGTATCCTCCCTGTCCCGCTTCGCGCGCGGAGGATGGATCGACCGGGGCGCCGAACGCGGCGCGGCACGCGCGGCGACCCGCGAGCTGTCGCTGCGCCCCGACAACCCCTCCGTGCCGGTCCGCACCCTCTCCGGCGGCAACCAGCAGAAGGCCGTCCTGGCCCGCTGGCTGCTGCGCGGCTGCCGGGTGCTGCTGCTCGACGAGCCGACCCGCGGCGTCGACGTGGGAGCGCGCGCCGAGTTGTACGCGGTCGTCCGGCGCCTCGCCGACGAGGGCCTCGCGGTGCTGCTGGTCTCCAGCGAGGTGCCCGAGGTGCTCGGCCTGGCCGACCGTGTCCTGGTGCTGCGCGAGGGCCGCGTGGTGCACGAGGCGCCCGCCCGGGCCCTGGACGAACACCGCGTACTCGACCTGGTCATGGAAGGAAGCCCGGCATCATGA
- a CDS encoding PQQ-dependent sugar dehydrogenase has product MHGNDRTTGTGRIETHRRRPSFRKAVALLGGLLLAGAGLTLTAPGAGAAVADPGTTAAEPDFQQVTLAKGEAEVGEPMSLAVLPDRSVLHTSRSGELRITDADGTTRLAGKLDVYSHDEEGLQGVGVDPDFNDNRFIYLYYAPPLNTPGDDAPENGTAADFAPYDGVNRLSRFVLNTDGTLDASSEQKILDVATSRGICCHVGGDIDFDQDGNLYLSTGDDSNPFQSDGYAPLDGRDGRNPAFDARRSAGNTNDLRGKILRIKVNADGSYSIPEGNLFPPGTDRTRPEIYAMGLRNPFRFSVDKATGILYVGDYGPDAGAADPQRGPAGQVEFNRITGAGNFGWPYCTGANDAYREYDFATRTSGAAYDCDAPKNTSPHNTGLTDLPPAQPAWIPYDGPSVPEFGDGSESPMGGPVYHYDPTLDSAVKFPEEYDGNFFAGEFGRRWIKRIVTDDDGTVRSINPFPWSGTQVMDMAFGPDGALYVLDYGTSWFGGDDNSGLYRIENVTDGHAPVARAAADRTSGKAPLKVTFSSAGTGDQDGDALTYHWDFGDGGTSTALNPTHKYNKNGTYTATLTVKDPTGFSGNASVQIVVGNTAPTVTLQLPQDGQLFSFGDAIPFKVKVTDPEDKKIDCTKVKVTFILGHDTHGHPLTSADGCSGTIRTSADGGHDENANIFGVFDAEYTDGGGGGQAPLTTHARNVTQPRHRQAEHFGDSSGISVIAKDAAHGAKTVGDIHDGDWISFTPYALSDARTFTARISSGGAGGTLEIRTGSPKGTLLGKATVPVTGGWETFQDVSAKLSKAPKATTTLYLVFRGGSGALFDVDDFTFTTG; this is encoded by the coding sequence GTGCACGGGAACGATCGCACCACCGGTACCGGCAGAATCGAGACCCACAGACGACGCCCGTCCTTCCGCAAGGCCGTCGCGCTCCTCGGCGGGCTGCTGCTGGCGGGCGCCGGCCTCACCCTCACCGCCCCGGGGGCCGGCGCAGCCGTCGCCGACCCGGGAACCACGGCCGCCGAGCCGGACTTCCAGCAGGTCACCCTCGCCAAGGGCGAGGCGGAGGTCGGCGAGCCCATGTCGCTCGCGGTCCTCCCGGACCGCTCCGTACTGCACACCTCGCGCAGCGGAGAACTCCGTATCACCGACGCCGACGGCACCACCCGGCTGGCCGGCAAGCTCGACGTCTACTCGCACGACGAAGAGGGCCTCCAAGGCGTCGGCGTCGACCCGGACTTCAACGACAACCGGTTCATCTACCTCTACTACGCACCCCCGTTGAACACTCCGGGCGACGACGCCCCGGAGAACGGCACCGCCGCCGACTTCGCGCCCTACGACGGCGTCAACCGGCTGTCGCGCTTCGTCCTGAACACCGACGGGACGCTCGACGCGTCGAGCGAGCAGAAGATCCTCGACGTCGCGACCTCCCGAGGGATCTGCTGCCATGTCGGCGGCGACATCGACTTCGACCAGGACGGCAACCTGTATCTGTCGACGGGCGACGACAGCAACCCGTTCCAGTCGGACGGCTACGCCCCCCTGGACGGCCGCGACGGCCGCAACCCCGCCTTCGACGCCCGGCGTTCGGCCGGCAACACCAACGACCTGCGCGGCAAGATCCTGCGCATCAAGGTGAACGCCGACGGCTCGTACTCCATCCCCGAGGGCAACCTCTTCCCGCCCGGCACCGACCGGACCCGCCCCGAGATCTATGCCATGGGCCTGCGCAACCCCTTCCGCTTCAGCGTCGACAAGGCCACCGGCATCCTCTACGTCGGCGACTACGGCCCCGACGCAGGCGCCGCCGACCCCCAGCGCGGCCCTGCCGGACAGGTCGAGTTCAACCGCATCACCGGCGCCGGCAACTTCGGCTGGCCGTACTGCACGGGCGCCAACGACGCCTACCGCGAGTACGACTTCGCCACCCGCACCTCGGGTGCCGCCTACGACTGCGACGCCCCGAAGAACACCTCGCCGCACAACACCGGACTGACCGATCTGCCCCCGGCCCAGCCCGCCTGGATCCCCTACGACGGCCCGTCCGTACCCGAGTTCGGCGACGGCTCCGAGTCCCCGATGGGCGGACCGGTCTACCACTACGACCCGACCCTCGACTCGGCGGTGAAGTTCCCCGAGGAGTACGACGGCAACTTCTTCGCCGGGGAGTTCGGCCGGCGCTGGATCAAGCGGATCGTCACCGACGACGACGGCACCGTCCGGTCCATCAACCCCTTCCCCTGGAGCGGCACCCAGGTGATGGACATGGCCTTCGGCCCCGACGGCGCCCTCTACGTCCTGGACTACGGCACCTCCTGGTTCGGCGGCGACGACAACTCGGGCCTCTACCGCATCGAGAACGTCACCGACGGCCACGCACCGGTGGCCCGGGCCGCGGCCGACCGCACCTCAGGAAAGGCCCCGCTCAAGGTGACCTTCTCCTCCGCGGGCACCGGCGACCAGGACGGCGACGCGCTCACCTACCACTGGGACTTCGGTGACGGCGGCACCTCCACCGCCCTCAACCCGACGCACAAATACAACAAGAACGGGACCTACACGGCGACCCTGACCGTCAAGGACCCCACCGGGTTCAGCGGCAACGCGAGCGTGCAGATCGTGGTCGGCAACACCGCGCCCACCGTGACCCTGCAACTCCCGCAGGACGGGCAGCTGTTCTCCTTCGGTGACGCGATTCCGTTCAAGGTGAAGGTCACCGACCCCGAGGACAAGAAGATCGACTGCACCAAGGTCAAGGTCACCTTCATCCTCGGCCACGACACCCACGGCCACCCGCTGACCTCAGCCGACGGCTGCTCCGGCACCATCCGGACCAGCGCCGACGGCGGCCATGACGAGAACGCCAACATCTTCGGTGTCTTCGACGCCGAATACACCGACGGCGGGGGCGGCGGCCAGGCCCCGCTTACCACCCACGCCCGCAATGTCACCCAGCCCCGCCACCGCCAGGCCGAGCACTTCGGTGACTCCTCCGGCATCTCCGTGATCGCCAAGGACGCCGCGCACGGCGCCAAGACGGTCGGCGACATCCATGACGGCGACTGGATCTCCTTCACCCCCTACGCCCTGAGCGACGCCAGGACGTTCACGGCGCGCATCTCCTCCGGCGGCGCGGGCGGCACCCTGGAGATCCGCACCGGCTCCCCGAAGGGCACCCTGCTCGGCAAGGCCACCGTGCCGGTGACCGGCGGCTGGGAGACCTTCCAGGACGTCAGCGCGAAACTGTCCAAGGCACCGAAGGCCACCACCACGCTCTATCTGGTCTTCAGAGGCGGCTCCGGGGCCCTCTTCGACGTGGACGACTTCACCTTCACCACCGGCTGA
- a CDS encoding ThuA domain-containing protein produces MRITGRLTTAVVGAALVLGCVSQPALSQASGKPDRTGKRVLVFSRTAGFRHDSIPEGIEAVKRLGEQGGFTVDATEDAKAFTPGHLKRYDAVVFLSTTGDVLDPAQQRAFEDYIHKGGGYVGVHAAADTEYDWEFYGGLAGAYFESHPEIQSARVDVEDRAHPATSELARTWERTDEWYNYRSDPRDRAHVLASLDESSYTGGTMHGDHPIAWCQNYRGGRAFYTGGGHTKESYAEPAFLRHLLGGIRWTIGDAQADCRPENGYRPLFDGTAGSLSGWKQAGPGSFTLDEDGTLTSTGGMGLLWYAERTYQAYSLKLDWKMAGDDNSGVFVGFPPSDDPWSAVDNGYEIQIDATDEPDRTTGAVYGFQSADLKKRDRALNPPGEWNTYEIRVEGERLRIWLNGVQINDFTNTDPARSLRDGHLGIQNHGADDQVSFRDIRIKELPVEGH; encoded by the coding sequence ATGCGGATCACCGGCCGACTGACGACCGCCGTCGTGGGAGCCGCGCTGGTACTGGGCTGCGTCTCACAACCGGCCCTGTCCCAGGCCTCGGGCAAGCCGGACAGGACGGGGAAGCGGGTGCTGGTCTTCTCCAGGACCGCCGGCTTCCGCCACGACTCCATCCCGGAGGGCATCGAGGCGGTGAAGCGGCTCGGCGAGCAGGGCGGCTTCACCGTCGACGCCACGGAGGACGCGAAGGCCTTCACCCCGGGGCACCTGAAGCGCTATGACGCGGTGGTGTTCCTGTCGACGACGGGAGATGTGCTCGACCCCGCGCAGCAGCGGGCCTTCGAGGACTACATCCACAAGGGCGGCGGCTATGTGGGCGTGCACGCCGCCGCCGACACCGAGTACGACTGGGAGTTCTACGGCGGCCTCGCCGGGGCCTACTTCGAGTCGCACCCGGAGATCCAGAGCGCCCGGGTGGACGTGGAGGACCGCGCCCACCCGGCGACCTCGGAACTGGCACGGACCTGGGAACGCACCGACGAGTGGTACAACTACCGCTCCGATCCACGGGACCGGGCCCATGTCCTCGCCTCGCTCGACGAGTCCTCGTACACCGGCGGCACCATGCACGGGGACCATCCGATCGCCTGGTGCCAGAACTACCGGGGCGGCCGGGCCTTCTACACCGGCGGCGGCCACACCAAGGAGTCCTACGCCGAACCGGCCTTCCTCCGGCACCTGCTGGGCGGAATCCGCTGGACCATCGGCGACGCACAGGCGGACTGCCGCCCGGAGAACGGCTACCGGCCGCTCTTCGACGGCACGGCCGGCTCGCTGTCCGGCTGGAAGCAGGCGGGCCCGGGCTCCTTCACCCTGGACGAGGACGGCACCCTGACCTCGACGGGCGGCATGGGCCTGCTCTGGTACGCCGAGCGTACGTACCAGGCGTACTCGCTCAAGCTCGACTGGAAGATGGCCGGCGACGACAACTCCGGTGTGTTCGTGGGCTTCCCGCCCTCGGACGACCCCTGGTCGGCCGTGGACAACGGATATGAGATCCAGATCGACGCCACCGACGAACCCGACCGGACCACCGGGGCCGTCTACGGCTTCCAGTCCGCCGACCTGAAGAAGCGCGACCGCGCGCTGAACCCGCCGGGGGAGTGGAACACGTACGAGATCCGTGTGGAGGGCGAGCGCCTCCGCATCTGGCTCAACGGCGTGCAGATCAACGATTTCACCAACACCGATCCGGCCCGGAGCCTGCGCGACGGACACCTCGGCATCCAGAACCACGGAGCCGACGACCAGGTGTCCTTCCGCGACATCCGGATCAAGGAACTGCCCGTCGAGGGCCACTGA
- a CDS encoding Gfo/Idh/MocA family protein produces the protein MAQPQQSEGAESERPSAAEQSAGAAAGGPERARTARPALRVGMVGYAFMGAAHSQGWRTVGRVFDLPLTPVLAAICGRDATAVRAAADRHGWATAETDWRALIARDDIDLVDICTPGDSHAEIALAALAAGKHVLCEKPLANTVAEAEAMTRAAEAARERGRLAMVGFNYRRLPAMALARRMVTEGRIGTLRHVRVAYLQDWLVDPDFPLTWRLRKESAGSGALGDLGAHAVDLAQFLAGERLAGVSALTETFVRERPLPGGPTSGLSAVASGGTGPVTVDDAALFAGRFTSGALASFEATRYATGRRNALRIELNGERGSLAFDLERLNELEYHDGTEPGMYAGFRRILVTEPDHPYLHAWWPPGHGLGYEHTFVHQAHDLVHAIAEGREADPSFADGLQVQRVLAAVEESAAKNSVYTTVAV, from the coding sequence ATGGCACAGCCGCAGCAGTCAGAAGGGGCAGAGAGCGAACGGCCGTCCGCCGCCGAGCAGTCGGCGGGCGCCGCGGCCGGGGGGCCGGAGCGTGCCCGGACCGCGAGGCCGGCGCTCCGCGTCGGCATGGTCGGCTACGCCTTCATGGGCGCCGCCCACTCCCAGGGCTGGCGCACCGTGGGCCGGGTCTTCGATCTGCCGCTGACCCCGGTCCTCGCCGCGATCTGCGGCCGCGACGCGACCGCCGTGCGGGCGGCCGCCGACCGGCACGGCTGGGCGACGGCCGAGACCGACTGGCGGGCCCTGATCGCCCGGGACGACATCGACCTCGTCGACATCTGCACCCCCGGCGACAGCCATGCGGAGATCGCCCTCGCCGCCCTCGCGGCAGGCAAGCATGTGCTGTGCGAGAAGCCCCTCGCCAACACCGTCGCGGAGGCCGAGGCGATGACCCGGGCGGCAGAAGCCGCCCGGGAGCGGGGCCGGCTGGCGATGGTGGGCTTCAACTACCGGCGCCTGCCCGCCATGGCGCTGGCCCGGCGGATGGTGACCGAGGGCCGGATCGGCACCCTGCGCCACGTCCGGGTCGCGTATCTCCAGGACTGGCTGGTGGACCCGGACTTCCCGCTGACCTGGCGGCTGCGCAAGGAGTCCGCGGGATCGGGGGCGCTCGGCGATCTGGGTGCCCATGCCGTCGACCTCGCCCAGTTCCTCGCGGGGGAGCGGCTGGCCGGGGTCTCCGCCCTCACCGAGACCTTCGTCCGTGAACGCCCGCTGCCCGGCGGACCCACCAGCGGTCTGTCCGCCGTGGCGAGCGGCGGCACCGGACCGGTCACCGTGGACGACGCGGCCCTGTTCGCCGGCCGGTTCACCTCCGGCGCCCTGGCCTCCTTCGAGGCCACCCGGTACGCCACCGGACGCAGGAACGCGCTGCGCATCGAGCTCAACGGCGAGCGCGGCTCGCTCGCCTTCGACCTGGAGCGGCTCAACGAGCTGGAATACCACGACGGTACGGAACCGGGGATGTACGCCGGCTTCCGCCGCATCCTCGTCACCGAACCCGACCACCCCTATCTGCACGCCTGGTGGCCGCCGGGCCACGGCCTCGGCTATGAGCACACCTTCGTCCACCAGGCCCACGACCTCGTGCACGCGATCGCCGAGGGCCGCGAGGCCGACCCCTCCTTCGCCGACGGGCTCCAGGTCCAGCGCGTCCTGGCGGCGGTCGAGGAGAGCGCCGCGAAGAACTCCGTCTACACCACCGTCGCCGTCTGA
- a CDS encoding substrate-binding domain-containing protein — protein sequence MSQQTPFTSRRGLLFGTAAVSAGAFLTACTSNEPKSEKTAANDTPATDGKPGTHVTIGFAGPQADHGWLNAINDNAKSRAEKYEDVTLEITEGSNDTAAQIGQIETLINKKVDVLVVLPADGKALTQVGLKAMRAGIPVVNLDRIFNTPQAYRCWVGGDNYGMGLNAGHYIGEKLKGKSDARVIELAGLDNLELTKQRTQGFDDALKNYPNIKKVARQAAEFTVESGQAKMAQLLQAQPKFDAVWNHDDDQGVGALRAVEQAGRDGFLMVGGAGALSAFEAIKQDNGVLKATVLYPPTMAASAIDLARALGQGKGIGGLAEYEIPASITLYSAVVDKDNVDRYMPTGFR from the coding sequence ATGTCACAGCAGACGCCGTTCACCAGCCGCAGAGGACTGCTCTTCGGGACCGCCGCCGTGTCCGCCGGTGCCTTCCTCACCGCGTGCACGAGCAACGAGCCCAAGAGCGAGAAGACCGCCGCGAACGACACCCCGGCCACCGACGGCAAGCCCGGCACGCACGTCACCATCGGCTTCGCCGGACCCCAGGCCGACCACGGCTGGCTCAACGCCATCAACGACAACGCCAAGAGCCGCGCCGAGAAGTACGAGGACGTCACCCTGGAGATCACCGAGGGTTCCAACGACACGGCCGCGCAGATCGGTCAGATCGAGACCCTCATCAACAAGAAGGTCGACGTCCTGGTGGTGCTGCCCGCCGACGGCAAGGCGCTCACCCAGGTCGGGCTGAAGGCGATGCGCGCGGGCATCCCGGTCGTCAACCTCGACCGCATCTTCAACACCCCCCAGGCCTACCGCTGCTGGGTCGGCGGCGACAACTACGGCATGGGGCTCAACGCCGGCCACTACATCGGCGAGAAGCTCAAGGGGAAGTCCGACGCCCGGGTCATCGAACTGGCCGGCCTCGACAACCTGGAACTCACCAAACAGCGCACCCAGGGCTTCGACGACGCGCTCAAGAACTACCCGAACATCAAGAAGGTGGCCCGCCAGGCCGCCGAGTTCACGGTCGAGTCCGGACAGGCCAAGATGGCCCAACTCCTCCAGGCCCAGCCGAAGTTCGACGCCGTGTGGAATCACGACGACGACCAGGGCGTGGGTGCCCTGCGGGCCGTCGAACAGGCCGGCCGGGACGGCTTTCTGATGGTCGGCGGCGCGGGCGCGCTGTCCGCCTTCGAGGCCATCAAGCAGGACAACGGCGTGCTGAAGGCGACCGTGCTGTATCCGCCGACCATGGCCGCCTCCGCGATCGACCTCGCCCGCGCCCTCGGCCAGGGCAAGGGGATCGGCGGCCTCGCCGAGTACGAGATCCCGGCCTCGATCACTCTCTATTCGGCCGTCGTCGACAAGGACAACGTCGACCGGTACATGCCCACCGGCTTCCGCTGA